The following nucleotide sequence is from Streptomyces bathyalis.
CGGTTCCAAGTCGCTGGCGCTCGCCGTCGCCGTGACCGGCATCCTGGCAACGATGCCGTACATCGCGCTGCAGCTGGTCGGCATCCAGTCGGTGCTGGACGTCATGGGCATCGGCGGCGGCGAGTCGACGCACTGGTTCGTGAAGGACCTGCCACTGCTGATCGCGTTCGCGGTGCTGGCGGCCTACACCTACTCGTCGGGACTGCGGGCGCCGGCGCTGATCGCGTTCGTCAAGGACACGCTGATCTACATCGTCATCGCGGTGGCGATCATCTACATCCCGATCAGGCTGGGCGGCTTCGACGACATCTTCGCCAAGGCCGGAGACGCTCTCTCGCAGACCAACCCGACCACCGGGAAGCCGAAGGGCGAGCTGACGCCCAGCTCGGCCAACCAGTGGGCGTTCGCGACGCTGGCGCTCGGATCCGCACTCGCGCTGTTCATGTATCCGCACTCGGTCACCGCGACGCTCTCCAGCCGCAGCCGCAACGTGATCCGCCGGAACACCACGATCCTGCCCCTGTACTCGCTGATGCTGGGCTTGCTCGCGCTGCTGGGCTTCATGGCGATCGCGGCGGGCATCAAGGTCAAGAACGGGCAGCTGGCGATCCCGCAGCTCTTCGAGAACATGTTCCCGTCCTGGTTCGCGGGCGTCGCCTTCGCCGCGATCGGCATCGGCGCGCTCGTACCGGCAGCCATCATGTCCATCGCGGCCGCGAACCTGTTCACGAGGAACATCTACAAGGACTTCCTCCGGCCGAACGCCACACCCGCGGAGGAGACCAAGGTCTCCAAGATCACCTCGCTGCTGGTGAAGGTCGGCGCGCTGATCTTCGTGCTCGGCATGGACAAGACGGTGGCGATCAACTTCCAGCTGCTGGGCGGCATCTGGATCCTCCAGACGTTCCCGGCACTCGTCGGCGGCCTCTTCACCCGCTGGTTCCACCGGTGGGCGCTGCTGGCGGGCTGGGCCGTGGGCATGCTCTACGGCACGCTCACGGCGTACGGCGTCCCGTCGCCGACGCTGCCGTCGCAGAAGCACTTCGGCGGGCCCAACGACATCATCCCGGGCATCGGGGAGATGGGGTACATCGGCCTGACGGCCTTCGTGCTCAACGTGGTCGTCGCCGTGGCGCTCACCTTCGTGCTGCGGGCCGTGAAGGCCCCGGACGGCGTCGACGAGACGCGGCCTTCGGACTACACGGCGGACGCCGGCGACCCGGGCGTCAAGGAGGAACTGCCCGCGCCGACAGCCGCAGGCTGATCGCACTCACCACCACGGATACCGCCCGCGCCCCACTGACAGCTCGATTGTCAGTGGGGCGCGGCATGCTCGTTCCATGGACATCACCATCAGACCCGCGCGGGACGACGAGCTGGAGGATGTGGGCGAGCTCACCGCGCGTGCGTACCTCGGGGACGGGCTGCTGACGTTCGGCGCGGAGGACCCGTATCTGGCCGAACTGCGTGCGGCGCGGCGCCGCGCGCGGCACACGGAACTGCTCGTCGCCGTCGACACCGCCACGGACTCGATGCTCGGCGCTGTCGCCTTCGTCGGGGACGGCGGGGAGTACGCGGACCTGGCAGGCCCCGGCGAGGGCGAGTTCAGGATGCTGGCCGTGAAACCCGAGGGGCGCGGGCGCGGGGCGGGCGAGGCCCTGGTGCGGGCGTGTGTGGACCGGGCGCGTGCACGGGAATTGATACGGCTCGTGCTGTGCAGCACCGAGGAGATGTCGGCGGCGCACCGGCTGTACGGACGACTGGGGTTCGTCCGCACACCGGAGCGGGACTGGGAGCCATATCCGGGCCTGTTTCTGCGCGCGTTCGCCCTGGAACTGTGATCTTCCACTCCCCCGACACAACATGTGGGGGCGAGTGGCGCATCCCGCTACTAGATGTATGCTCGTGCTCGCTGCCGCGCAGGGGAATCCGGTGCGAATCCGGAACTGTCCCGCAACGGTGTGCGATGTGCTGCTCTGCTCTGCCCGGAACCCTTCCGGCATGAGCTGCGATGAGCCGTCGTCGCGAGTCCGAGTGCCTGCCGGCCGTGTCGACTGACGTCCGGGTCCCGAGGGTTGGGCCGGTGGACGCCGCGAGGACCGCCGCGTTGCCGACGCGGCATGCCCTTTGTGCGCCCGCCTGTGCGCTCCCCCGGTGCCCCGGTAGCTGATCTGAGCGAGGGAGAGCACATCCCGTGACCATCGCACCCGCACCAGAAGCCGCGGCGGGAGCCGCACGCGCCTCCGCTGCCGCGCCGGCGCCCCCGGCCGACGACGGCGCTCTGCTGCGCACCCTCACCGAGCTGACCGCCGACCTGCCGGGCACCGGGGCCGAGCGCGTCGCCGCCGCGGTGCTGCGCGGCCGCCGAAAGGGCGCCGGCGAAGCCGAGTTGCGGGCGCTCGCCGCAGAGGAGGCCGCCGGGCTCATCGGCGAGGAGCCCGCGTACTCGCAGCTCGCGGCGCGGCTGCTCACGCTCGCGATCCGCGACGAGGCCCGTGGGCAGGGCGCGGAGTTCTTCTCGTCCTCCGTCGCGACGGGGCACCGCGAGGGCCTCATCGCCGACCGCACGGCCGAGTTCGTGCGGGCGCACGCGGAGCGTCTGGACGCGCTGGTCGAGGACGCGGTCGCGGGCGGGGCGGACGACCGCTTCGGCTACTTCGGTCTGCGCACGGTCCATTCGCGGTATCTGCTGCGCCATCCCACGAGCCGGCAGGTGATCGAGACGCCGCAGCACTTCCTTCTGCGTGTCGCCTGCGGGCTGGCCGCGGACGAGACAGAGCAGTCGGCCGTGGAGGTGGCGGAGCTCTACGCCCTGACGAGTTCGCTCGCGTATCTGCCCTCCTCCCCCACGCTCTTCAACTCCGGTACGCGGCACGCCCAGATGTCGT
It contains:
- the mctP gene encoding monocarboxylate uptake permease MctP, which translates into the protein MNGVNGVALAVFIFFFVLVTAMGFLAARWRKAENADSLDEWGLGGRSFGTWITWFLLGGDLYTAYTFVAVPAAIYAAGAAGFFAVPYTILVYPLIFTFLPRLWSVSHRHGYVTTSDFVRGRFGSKSLALAVAVTGILATMPYIALQLVGIQSVLDVMGIGGGESTHWFVKDLPLLIAFAVLAAYTYSSGLRAPALIAFVKDTLIYIVIAVAIIYIPIRLGGFDDIFAKAGDALSQTNPTTGKPKGELTPSSANQWAFATLALGSALALFMYPHSVTATLSSRSRNVIRRNTTILPLYSLMLGLLALLGFMAIAAGIKVKNGQLAIPQLFENMFPSWFAGVAFAAIGIGALVPAAIMSIAAANLFTRNIYKDFLRPNATPAEETKVSKITSLLVKVGALIFVLGMDKTVAINFQLLGGIWILQTFPALVGGLFTRWFHRWALLAGWAVGMLYGTLTAYGVPSPTLPSQKHFGGPNDIIPGIGEMGYIGLTAFVLNVVVAVALTFVLRAVKAPDGVDETRPSDYTADAGDPGVKEELPAPTAAG
- a CDS encoding GNAT family N-acetyltransferase, which produces MDITIRPARDDELEDVGELTARAYLGDGLLTFGAEDPYLAELRAARRRARHTELLVAVDTATDSMLGAVAFVGDGGEYADLAGPGEGEFRMLAVKPEGRGRGAGEALVRACVDRARARELIRLVLCSTEEMSAAHRLYGRLGFVRTPERDWEPYPGLFLRAFALEL